One Salvia splendens isolate huo1 chromosome 22, SspV2, whole genome shotgun sequence DNA segment encodes these proteins:
- the LOC121787228 gene encoding general negative regulator of transcription subunit 3-like isoform X3, with amino-acid sequence MGASRKLQGEIDRVLKKVQEGVDVFDSIWNKVYDTDNANQKEKFEADLKKEIKKLQRYRDQIKTWIQSSEIKDKKALMDARKQIEREMERFKICEKETKTKAFSKEGLGLQPKTDPKEKAKSETRDWLNNVVSELENQIDSFEAEIEGLTVKKGKTRPVRLTHLEESITRHKAHIMKLELILRLLDNDELSPEEVNDVKDFLDDYVERNQEDFDEFSDVDELYSSLPLDKVESLEDLVTGPPSLVKGVTASSAVITLKTSLAATPVQTSATTPATIQQVTSTLDLLDETVFQDDAVARTPPSKGSGLNSPAPQTPPAGLATSGITSVVGVSSPVAVPSATKEEDITNFPGRRSSPALAETGLRALGRGGLPGQPASNILPSSGNTISSNGALGAVPLLSEMGKRNILGSDDRPGSSDMVQALASPLSNRTVMPQTAKSSDGLGSSDPGSVIDSAVGGSRVFSSPVVPGMQWRPGNSFQNQNEPFRGRTEIAPDQREKYIQRFQQVQLHGQNNLLGMPSISGGKQYSAQQQNILLQQFNAQSSSITPQLGLGVGVQASGINSVTTSASLQPQPSAIHQPANQQTIISSTPKDAENVLNKVEEMQQQQSLTEDSSADSAVNSGLGKTLVAEDELKSPYALDAAQAAVASGSIAEPSQVIREIDLSPGQPLQSASSSGSLGVIGRRSVSDLGIIGDNISASTPISGGMHDQSYNLQMLEAAYYRLPQPKDSERAKTYTPRHPAATPSSYPQVQAPIVNNPAFWERLGADTYGTDTLFFSFYYQQNTYQQYLAARELKKQSWRYHRKYNTWFQRHEEPKVATDDFEQGTYVYFDFHIASDEHGWCQRIKTEFTFEYSYLEDDLII; translated from the exons ATGGGAGCAAGCAGGAAATTACAGGGCGAGATCGATCGGGTTCTGAAGAAGGTTCAAGAAGGTGTCGACGTGTTCGACAGCATTTGGAACAAG GTTTATGATACAGACAATGCGAATCAGAAGGAAAAATTCGAGGCCGACTTGAAAAAGGAGATTAAAAAGTTGCAGAGGTATAGAGACCAGATCAAGACATGGATTCAGTCCAGCGAGATCAAGGATAAGAAG GCTCTGATGGATGCTCGAAAGCAAATTGAGCGTGAAATGGAACGATTTAAGATATgtgaaaaagaaacaaaaacaaaagcaTTCTCAAAAGAAGGTCTTGGCCTACAACCTAAGACG gATCCAAAGGAAAAAGCTAAATCTGAGACGAGAGATTGGTTGAATAACGTG GTCAGTGAGCTGGAAAATCAAATTGATAGTTTTGAAGCTGAAATAGAAGGACTTACAGTTAAGAAAGGGAAGACAAGGCCAGTGAGACTG acaCATCTGGAGGAATCCATCACTCGGCATAAGGCTCATATTATGAAGCTGGAATTAATTCTAAGGCTCTTGGATAATGATGAATTGAGTCCGGAGGAAGTCAACGACGTGAAGGATTTCTTGGATGACTATGTTGAAAGAAATCAG GAAGACTTTGACGAGTTTAGCGATGTTGATGAGCTTTACAGTTCCTTACCTCTAGACAAGGTGGAGTCTCTTGAAGATCTAGTTACAGGTCCTCCTAGTCTTGTTAAG GGAGTTACTGCTTCCAGTGCAGTCATAACATTGAAAACTTCTCTGGCTGCAACACCTGTTCAAACTTCA GCAACAACCCCAGCTACCATCCAACAGGTTACTTCCACCCTCGACCTGCTTGATGAAACAGTTTTTCAGGATGATGCAGTTGCTAGAACCCCACCTTCTAAAGGTAGTGGCCTCAACTCTCCTGCACCACAAACACCACCAGCAGGTCTTGCAACTTCTGGCATCACAA GTGTTGTCGGTGTGTCATCTCCTGTGGCCGTGCCAAGTGCTACAAAAGAAGAGGATATTACGAATTTCCCTGGCCGTAGATCATCTCCAGCACTTGCTGAAACTGGATTAAGGGCTCTTGGCAGAGGTGGGTTGCCTGGTCAACCAGCTTCTAACATCCTTCCTAGTTCTGGCAACACGATTTCCAGCAATGGAGCCCTTGGTGCCGTTCCCTTGTTATCTGAAATGGGGAAAAGAAATATCTTGGGATCTGATGATCGACCTGGGAGTAGTGACATGGTGCAGGCTCTTGCATCTCCTTTAAGTAATCGCACAGTTATGCCCCAAACTGCAAAATCAAGTGATGGGCTTGGATCATCTGATCCCGGAAGTGTTATTGATTCTGCAGTTGGGGGCAGCAGAGTTTTCAGTTCTCCTGTTGTTCCTGGTATGCAATGGCGGCCCGGAAATTCCTTCCAAAACCAGAACGAACCA TTTCGTGGAAGAACTGAGATTGCACCTGATCAAAGGGAGAAGTATATACAACGATTTCAGCAGGTACAGCTGCATGGCCAGAATAATCTTCTGGGCATGCCTTCTATTTCTGGAGGAAAGCAGTACTCTGCACAACAGCAAAACATTCTCTTACAACAG TTCAATGCTCAAAGCTCATCCATCACACCTCAACTAGGGTTGGGGGTTGGGGTCCAGGCTTCAGGTATTAACAGTGTAACAACATCTGCTTCACTGCAGCCACAGCCTAGTGCAATCCACCAACCTGCTAATCAGCAGACAATCATATCTTCAACACCTAAGGATGCAG AAAATGTCCTTAACAAAGTTGAGGAAATGCAGCAGCAACAGTCCCTCACGGAAGATTCTTCTGCAGATTCTGCTGTCAACTCTGGGCTAGGAAAAACTCTTGTTGCAGAGGATGAACTGAAATCTCCTTACGCTTTAGATGCTGCA CAGGCTGCAGTTGCCTCTGGTTCTATTGCTGAGCCTTCTCAAGTAATACGGGAGATAGATCTATCTCCAGGACAGCCTTTACAATCAGCTTCATCTTCTGGAAGTCTCGGTGTTATTGGTCGAAGAAGTGTGTCTGACCTTGGTATTATTGGGGATAACATTAGTGCATCAACTCCAATTTCTGGGGGAATGCATGATCAGTCGTATAATTTGCAGATGCTTGAGGCTGCTTATTATAGACTTCCTCAGCCCAAGGATTCAGAACGTGCTAAGACCTATACTCCA AGACATCCTGCTGCAACTCCTTCGAGCTATCCTCAAGTACAAGCCCCTATTGTTAATAATCCTGCCTTTTGGGAACGTCTTGGTGCAGATACTTATGGCACTGATACCCTGTTCTTCTCATTTTACTACCAGCAG AATACCTATCAGCAATACTTGGCTGCTAGGGAACTAAAAAAACAATCTTGGAGATACCACAGGAAATACAACACATGGTTCCAACGGCATGAGGAGCCAAAAGTTGCTACAGATGATTTTGAACAGGGGACATATGTGTATTTTGACTTCCATATTGCCAGTGATGAACATGGATG GTGTCAAAGAATTAAGACGGAGTTCACTTTCGAGTACAGTTATCTAGAGGATGATTTAATAATATAG
- the LOC121787228 gene encoding general negative regulator of transcription subunit 3-like isoform X2, translating to MGASRKLQGEIDRVLKKVQEGVDVFDSIWNKVYDTDNANQKEKFEADLKKEIKKLQRYRDQIKTWIQSSEIKDKKVSASYEQALMDARKQIEREMERFKICEKETKTKAFSKEGLGLQPKTDPKEKAKSETRDWLNNVVSELENQIDSFEAEIEGLTVKKGKTRPVRLTHLEESITRHKAHIMKLELILRLLDNDELSPEEVNDVKDFLDDYVERNQEDFDEFSDVDELYSSLPLDKVESLEDLVTGPPSLVKGVTASSAVITLKTSLAATPVQTSATTPATIQQVTSTLDLLDETVFQDDAVARTPPSKGSGLNSPAPQTPPAGLATSGITSVVGVSSPVAVPSATKEEDITNFPGRRSSPALAETGLRALGRGGLPGQPASNILPSSGNTISSNGALGAVPLLSEMGKRNILGSDDRPGSSDMVQALASPLSNRTVMPQTAKSSDGLGSSDPGSVIDSAVGGSRVFSSPVVPGMQWRPGNSFQNQNEPFRGRTEIAPDQREKYIQRFQQVQLHGQNNLLGMPSISGGKQYSAQQQNILLQQFNAQSSSITPQLGLGVGVQASGINSVTTSASLQPQPSAIHQPANQQTIISSTPKDAENVLNKVEEMQQQQSLTEDSSADSAVNSGLGKTLVAEDELKSPYALDAAAAVASGSIAEPSQVIREIDLSPGQPLQSASSSGSLGVIGRRSVSDLGIIGDNISASTPISGGMHDQSYNLQMLEAAYYRLPQPKDSERAKTYTPRHPAATPSSYPQVQAPIVNNPAFWERLGADTYGTDTLFFSFYYQQNTYQQYLAARELKKQSWRYHRKYNTWFQRHEEPKVATDDFEQGTYVYFDFHIASDEHGWCQRIKTEFTFEYSYLEDDLII from the exons ATGGGAGCAAGCAGGAAATTACAGGGCGAGATCGATCGGGTTCTGAAGAAGGTTCAAGAAGGTGTCGACGTGTTCGACAGCATTTGGAACAAG GTTTATGATACAGACAATGCGAATCAGAAGGAAAAATTCGAGGCCGACTTGAAAAAGGAGATTAAAAAGTTGCAGAGGTATAGAGACCAGATCAAGACATGGATTCAGTCCAGCGAGATCAAGGATAAGAAG GTTAGTGCCTCTTATGAGCAGGCTCTGATGGATGCTCGAAAGCAAATTGAGCGTGAAATGGAACGATTTAAGATATgtgaaaaagaaacaaaaacaaaagcaTTCTCAAAAGAAGGTCTTGGCCTACAACCTAAGACG gATCCAAAGGAAAAAGCTAAATCTGAGACGAGAGATTGGTTGAATAACGTG GTCAGTGAGCTGGAAAATCAAATTGATAGTTTTGAAGCTGAAATAGAAGGACTTACAGTTAAGAAAGGGAAGACAAGGCCAGTGAGACTG acaCATCTGGAGGAATCCATCACTCGGCATAAGGCTCATATTATGAAGCTGGAATTAATTCTAAGGCTCTTGGATAATGATGAATTGAGTCCGGAGGAAGTCAACGACGTGAAGGATTTCTTGGATGACTATGTTGAAAGAAATCAG GAAGACTTTGACGAGTTTAGCGATGTTGATGAGCTTTACAGTTCCTTACCTCTAGACAAGGTGGAGTCTCTTGAAGATCTAGTTACAGGTCCTCCTAGTCTTGTTAAG GGAGTTACTGCTTCCAGTGCAGTCATAACATTGAAAACTTCTCTGGCTGCAACACCTGTTCAAACTTCA GCAACAACCCCAGCTACCATCCAACAGGTTACTTCCACCCTCGACCTGCTTGATGAAACAGTTTTTCAGGATGATGCAGTTGCTAGAACCCCACCTTCTAAAGGTAGTGGCCTCAACTCTCCTGCACCACAAACACCACCAGCAGGTCTTGCAACTTCTGGCATCACAA GTGTTGTCGGTGTGTCATCTCCTGTGGCCGTGCCAAGTGCTACAAAAGAAGAGGATATTACGAATTTCCCTGGCCGTAGATCATCTCCAGCACTTGCTGAAACTGGATTAAGGGCTCTTGGCAGAGGTGGGTTGCCTGGTCAACCAGCTTCTAACATCCTTCCTAGTTCTGGCAACACGATTTCCAGCAATGGAGCCCTTGGTGCCGTTCCCTTGTTATCTGAAATGGGGAAAAGAAATATCTTGGGATCTGATGATCGACCTGGGAGTAGTGACATGGTGCAGGCTCTTGCATCTCCTTTAAGTAATCGCACAGTTATGCCCCAAACTGCAAAATCAAGTGATGGGCTTGGATCATCTGATCCCGGAAGTGTTATTGATTCTGCAGTTGGGGGCAGCAGAGTTTTCAGTTCTCCTGTTGTTCCTGGTATGCAATGGCGGCCCGGAAATTCCTTCCAAAACCAGAACGAACCA TTTCGTGGAAGAACTGAGATTGCACCTGATCAAAGGGAGAAGTATATACAACGATTTCAGCAGGTACAGCTGCATGGCCAGAATAATCTTCTGGGCATGCCTTCTATTTCTGGAGGAAAGCAGTACTCTGCACAACAGCAAAACATTCTCTTACAACAG TTCAATGCTCAAAGCTCATCCATCACACCTCAACTAGGGTTGGGGGTTGGGGTCCAGGCTTCAGGTATTAACAGTGTAACAACATCTGCTTCACTGCAGCCACAGCCTAGTGCAATCCACCAACCTGCTAATCAGCAGACAATCATATCTTCAACACCTAAGGATGCAG AAAATGTCCTTAACAAAGTTGAGGAAATGCAGCAGCAACAGTCCCTCACGGAAGATTCTTCTGCAGATTCTGCTGTCAACTCTGGGCTAGGAAAAACTCTTGTTGCAGAGGATGAACTGAAATCTCCTTACGCTTTAGATGCTGCA GCTGCAGTTGCCTCTGGTTCTATTGCTGAGCCTTCTCAAGTAATACGGGAGATAGATCTATCTCCAGGACAGCCTTTACAATCAGCTTCATCTTCTGGAAGTCTCGGTGTTATTGGTCGAAGAAGTGTGTCTGACCTTGGTATTATTGGGGATAACATTAGTGCATCAACTCCAATTTCTGGGGGAATGCATGATCAGTCGTATAATTTGCAGATGCTTGAGGCTGCTTATTATAGACTTCCTCAGCCCAAGGATTCAGAACGTGCTAAGACCTATACTCCA AGACATCCTGCTGCAACTCCTTCGAGCTATCCTCAAGTACAAGCCCCTATTGTTAATAATCCTGCCTTTTGGGAACGTCTTGGTGCAGATACTTATGGCACTGATACCCTGTTCTTCTCATTTTACTACCAGCAG AATACCTATCAGCAATACTTGGCTGCTAGGGAACTAAAAAAACAATCTTGGAGATACCACAGGAAATACAACACATGGTTCCAACGGCATGAGGAGCCAAAAGTTGCTACAGATGATTTTGAACAGGGGACATATGTGTATTTTGACTTCCATATTGCCAGTGATGAACATGGATG GTGTCAAAGAATTAAGACGGAGTTCACTTTCGAGTACAGTTATCTAGAGGATGATTTAATAATATAG
- the LOC121787228 gene encoding general negative regulator of transcription subunit 3-like isoform X1 has protein sequence MGASRKLQGEIDRVLKKVQEGVDVFDSIWNKVYDTDNANQKEKFEADLKKEIKKLQRYRDQIKTWIQSSEIKDKKVSASYEQALMDARKQIEREMERFKICEKETKTKAFSKEGLGLQPKTDPKEKAKSETRDWLNNVVSELENQIDSFEAEIEGLTVKKGKTRPVRLTHLEESITRHKAHIMKLELILRLLDNDELSPEEVNDVKDFLDDYVERNQEDFDEFSDVDELYSSLPLDKVESLEDLVTGPPSLVKGVTASSAVITLKTSLAATPVQTSATTPATIQQVTSTLDLLDETVFQDDAVARTPPSKGSGLNSPAPQTPPAGLATSGITSVVGVSSPVAVPSATKEEDITNFPGRRSSPALAETGLRALGRGGLPGQPASNILPSSGNTISSNGALGAVPLLSEMGKRNILGSDDRPGSSDMVQALASPLSNRTVMPQTAKSSDGLGSSDPGSVIDSAVGGSRVFSSPVVPGMQWRPGNSFQNQNEPFRGRTEIAPDQREKYIQRFQQVQLHGQNNLLGMPSISGGKQYSAQQQNILLQQFNAQSSSITPQLGLGVGVQASGINSVTTSASLQPQPSAIHQPANQQTIISSTPKDAENVLNKVEEMQQQQSLTEDSSADSAVNSGLGKTLVAEDELKSPYALDAAQAAVASGSIAEPSQVIREIDLSPGQPLQSASSSGSLGVIGRRSVSDLGIIGDNISASTPISGGMHDQSYNLQMLEAAYYRLPQPKDSERAKTYTPRHPAATPSSYPQVQAPIVNNPAFWERLGADTYGTDTLFFSFYYQQNTYQQYLAARELKKQSWRYHRKYNTWFQRHEEPKVATDDFEQGTYVYFDFHIASDEHGWCQRIKTEFTFEYSYLEDDLII, from the exons ATGGGAGCAAGCAGGAAATTACAGGGCGAGATCGATCGGGTTCTGAAGAAGGTTCAAGAAGGTGTCGACGTGTTCGACAGCATTTGGAACAAG GTTTATGATACAGACAATGCGAATCAGAAGGAAAAATTCGAGGCCGACTTGAAAAAGGAGATTAAAAAGTTGCAGAGGTATAGAGACCAGATCAAGACATGGATTCAGTCCAGCGAGATCAAGGATAAGAAG GTTAGTGCCTCTTATGAGCAGGCTCTGATGGATGCTCGAAAGCAAATTGAGCGTGAAATGGAACGATTTAAGATATgtgaaaaagaaacaaaaacaaaagcaTTCTCAAAAGAAGGTCTTGGCCTACAACCTAAGACG gATCCAAAGGAAAAAGCTAAATCTGAGACGAGAGATTGGTTGAATAACGTG GTCAGTGAGCTGGAAAATCAAATTGATAGTTTTGAAGCTGAAATAGAAGGACTTACAGTTAAGAAAGGGAAGACAAGGCCAGTGAGACTG acaCATCTGGAGGAATCCATCACTCGGCATAAGGCTCATATTATGAAGCTGGAATTAATTCTAAGGCTCTTGGATAATGATGAATTGAGTCCGGAGGAAGTCAACGACGTGAAGGATTTCTTGGATGACTATGTTGAAAGAAATCAG GAAGACTTTGACGAGTTTAGCGATGTTGATGAGCTTTACAGTTCCTTACCTCTAGACAAGGTGGAGTCTCTTGAAGATCTAGTTACAGGTCCTCCTAGTCTTGTTAAG GGAGTTACTGCTTCCAGTGCAGTCATAACATTGAAAACTTCTCTGGCTGCAACACCTGTTCAAACTTCA GCAACAACCCCAGCTACCATCCAACAGGTTACTTCCACCCTCGACCTGCTTGATGAAACAGTTTTTCAGGATGATGCAGTTGCTAGAACCCCACCTTCTAAAGGTAGTGGCCTCAACTCTCCTGCACCACAAACACCACCAGCAGGTCTTGCAACTTCTGGCATCACAA GTGTTGTCGGTGTGTCATCTCCTGTGGCCGTGCCAAGTGCTACAAAAGAAGAGGATATTACGAATTTCCCTGGCCGTAGATCATCTCCAGCACTTGCTGAAACTGGATTAAGGGCTCTTGGCAGAGGTGGGTTGCCTGGTCAACCAGCTTCTAACATCCTTCCTAGTTCTGGCAACACGATTTCCAGCAATGGAGCCCTTGGTGCCGTTCCCTTGTTATCTGAAATGGGGAAAAGAAATATCTTGGGATCTGATGATCGACCTGGGAGTAGTGACATGGTGCAGGCTCTTGCATCTCCTTTAAGTAATCGCACAGTTATGCCCCAAACTGCAAAATCAAGTGATGGGCTTGGATCATCTGATCCCGGAAGTGTTATTGATTCTGCAGTTGGGGGCAGCAGAGTTTTCAGTTCTCCTGTTGTTCCTGGTATGCAATGGCGGCCCGGAAATTCCTTCCAAAACCAGAACGAACCA TTTCGTGGAAGAACTGAGATTGCACCTGATCAAAGGGAGAAGTATATACAACGATTTCAGCAGGTACAGCTGCATGGCCAGAATAATCTTCTGGGCATGCCTTCTATTTCTGGAGGAAAGCAGTACTCTGCACAACAGCAAAACATTCTCTTACAACAG TTCAATGCTCAAAGCTCATCCATCACACCTCAACTAGGGTTGGGGGTTGGGGTCCAGGCTTCAGGTATTAACAGTGTAACAACATCTGCTTCACTGCAGCCACAGCCTAGTGCAATCCACCAACCTGCTAATCAGCAGACAATCATATCTTCAACACCTAAGGATGCAG AAAATGTCCTTAACAAAGTTGAGGAAATGCAGCAGCAACAGTCCCTCACGGAAGATTCTTCTGCAGATTCTGCTGTCAACTCTGGGCTAGGAAAAACTCTTGTTGCAGAGGATGAACTGAAATCTCCTTACGCTTTAGATGCTGCA CAGGCTGCAGTTGCCTCTGGTTCTATTGCTGAGCCTTCTCAAGTAATACGGGAGATAGATCTATCTCCAGGACAGCCTTTACAATCAGCTTCATCTTCTGGAAGTCTCGGTGTTATTGGTCGAAGAAGTGTGTCTGACCTTGGTATTATTGGGGATAACATTAGTGCATCAACTCCAATTTCTGGGGGAATGCATGATCAGTCGTATAATTTGCAGATGCTTGAGGCTGCTTATTATAGACTTCCTCAGCCCAAGGATTCAGAACGTGCTAAGACCTATACTCCA AGACATCCTGCTGCAACTCCTTCGAGCTATCCTCAAGTACAAGCCCCTATTGTTAATAATCCTGCCTTTTGGGAACGTCTTGGTGCAGATACTTATGGCACTGATACCCTGTTCTTCTCATTTTACTACCAGCAG AATACCTATCAGCAATACTTGGCTGCTAGGGAACTAAAAAAACAATCTTGGAGATACCACAGGAAATACAACACATGGTTCCAACGGCATGAGGAGCCAAAAGTTGCTACAGATGATTTTGAACAGGGGACATATGTGTATTTTGACTTCCATATTGCCAGTGATGAACATGGATG GTGTCAAAGAATTAAGACGGAGTTCACTTTCGAGTACAGTTATCTAGAGGATGATTTAATAATATAG
- the LOC121787228 gene encoding general negative regulator of transcription subunit 3-like isoform X4: MGASRKLQGEIDRVLKKVQEGVDVFDSIWNKVYDTDNANQKEKFEADLKKEIKKLQRYRDQIKTWIQSSEIKDKKVSASYEQALMDARKQIEREMERFKICEKETKTKAFSKEGLGLQPKTDPKEKAKSETRDWLNNVVSELENQIDSFEAEIEGLTVKKGKTRPVRLTHLEESITRHKAHIMKLELILRLLDNDELSPEEVNDVKDFLDDYVERNQEDFDEFSDVDELYSSLPLDKVESLEDLVTGPPSLVKATTPATIQQVTSTLDLLDETVFQDDAVARTPPSKGSGLNSPAPQTPPAGLATSGITSVVGVSSPVAVPSATKEEDITNFPGRRSSPALAETGLRALGRGGLPGQPASNILPSSGNTISSNGALGAVPLLSEMGKRNILGSDDRPGSSDMVQALASPLSNRTVMPQTAKSSDGLGSSDPGSVIDSAVGGSRVFSSPVVPGMQWRPGNSFQNQNEPFRGRTEIAPDQREKYIQRFQQVQLHGQNNLLGMPSISGGKQYSAQQQNILLQQFNAQSSSITPQLGLGVGVQASGINSVTTSASLQPQPSAIHQPANQQTIISSTPKDAENVLNKVEEMQQQQSLTEDSSADSAVNSGLGKTLVAEDELKSPYALDAAQAAVASGSIAEPSQVIREIDLSPGQPLQSASSSGSLGVIGRRSVSDLGIIGDNISASTPISGGMHDQSYNLQMLEAAYYRLPQPKDSERAKTYTPRHPAATPSSYPQVQAPIVNNPAFWERLGADTYGTDTLFFSFYYQQNTYQQYLAARELKKQSWRYHRKYNTWFQRHEEPKVATDDFEQGTYVYFDFHIASDEHGWCQRIKTEFTFEYSYLEDDLII, translated from the exons ATGGGAGCAAGCAGGAAATTACAGGGCGAGATCGATCGGGTTCTGAAGAAGGTTCAAGAAGGTGTCGACGTGTTCGACAGCATTTGGAACAAG GTTTATGATACAGACAATGCGAATCAGAAGGAAAAATTCGAGGCCGACTTGAAAAAGGAGATTAAAAAGTTGCAGAGGTATAGAGACCAGATCAAGACATGGATTCAGTCCAGCGAGATCAAGGATAAGAAG GTTAGTGCCTCTTATGAGCAGGCTCTGATGGATGCTCGAAAGCAAATTGAGCGTGAAATGGAACGATTTAAGATATgtgaaaaagaaacaaaaacaaaagcaTTCTCAAAAGAAGGTCTTGGCCTACAACCTAAGACG gATCCAAAGGAAAAAGCTAAATCTGAGACGAGAGATTGGTTGAATAACGTG GTCAGTGAGCTGGAAAATCAAATTGATAGTTTTGAAGCTGAAATAGAAGGACTTACAGTTAAGAAAGGGAAGACAAGGCCAGTGAGACTG acaCATCTGGAGGAATCCATCACTCGGCATAAGGCTCATATTATGAAGCTGGAATTAATTCTAAGGCTCTTGGATAATGATGAATTGAGTCCGGAGGAAGTCAACGACGTGAAGGATTTCTTGGATGACTATGTTGAAAGAAATCAG GAAGACTTTGACGAGTTTAGCGATGTTGATGAGCTTTACAGTTCCTTACCTCTAGACAAGGTGGAGTCTCTTGAAGATCTAGTTACAGGTCCTCCTAGTCTTGTTAAG GCAACAACCCCAGCTACCATCCAACAGGTTACTTCCACCCTCGACCTGCTTGATGAAACAGTTTTTCAGGATGATGCAGTTGCTAGAACCCCACCTTCTAAAGGTAGTGGCCTCAACTCTCCTGCACCACAAACACCACCAGCAGGTCTTGCAACTTCTGGCATCACAA GTGTTGTCGGTGTGTCATCTCCTGTGGCCGTGCCAAGTGCTACAAAAGAAGAGGATATTACGAATTTCCCTGGCCGTAGATCATCTCCAGCACTTGCTGAAACTGGATTAAGGGCTCTTGGCAGAGGTGGGTTGCCTGGTCAACCAGCTTCTAACATCCTTCCTAGTTCTGGCAACACGATTTCCAGCAATGGAGCCCTTGGTGCCGTTCCCTTGTTATCTGAAATGGGGAAAAGAAATATCTTGGGATCTGATGATCGACCTGGGAGTAGTGACATGGTGCAGGCTCTTGCATCTCCTTTAAGTAATCGCACAGTTATGCCCCAAACTGCAAAATCAAGTGATGGGCTTGGATCATCTGATCCCGGAAGTGTTATTGATTCTGCAGTTGGGGGCAGCAGAGTTTTCAGTTCTCCTGTTGTTCCTGGTATGCAATGGCGGCCCGGAAATTCCTTCCAAAACCAGAACGAACCA TTTCGTGGAAGAACTGAGATTGCACCTGATCAAAGGGAGAAGTATATACAACGATTTCAGCAGGTACAGCTGCATGGCCAGAATAATCTTCTGGGCATGCCTTCTATTTCTGGAGGAAAGCAGTACTCTGCACAACAGCAAAACATTCTCTTACAACAG TTCAATGCTCAAAGCTCATCCATCACACCTCAACTAGGGTTGGGGGTTGGGGTCCAGGCTTCAGGTATTAACAGTGTAACAACATCTGCTTCACTGCAGCCACAGCCTAGTGCAATCCACCAACCTGCTAATCAGCAGACAATCATATCTTCAACACCTAAGGATGCAG AAAATGTCCTTAACAAAGTTGAGGAAATGCAGCAGCAACAGTCCCTCACGGAAGATTCTTCTGCAGATTCTGCTGTCAACTCTGGGCTAGGAAAAACTCTTGTTGCAGAGGATGAACTGAAATCTCCTTACGCTTTAGATGCTGCA CAGGCTGCAGTTGCCTCTGGTTCTATTGCTGAGCCTTCTCAAGTAATACGGGAGATAGATCTATCTCCAGGACAGCCTTTACAATCAGCTTCATCTTCTGGAAGTCTCGGTGTTATTGGTCGAAGAAGTGTGTCTGACCTTGGTATTATTGGGGATAACATTAGTGCATCAACTCCAATTTCTGGGGGAATGCATGATCAGTCGTATAATTTGCAGATGCTTGAGGCTGCTTATTATAGACTTCCTCAGCCCAAGGATTCAGAACGTGCTAAGACCTATACTCCA AGACATCCTGCTGCAACTCCTTCGAGCTATCCTCAAGTACAAGCCCCTATTGTTAATAATCCTGCCTTTTGGGAACGTCTTGGTGCAGATACTTATGGCACTGATACCCTGTTCTTCTCATTTTACTACCAGCAG AATACCTATCAGCAATACTTGGCTGCTAGGGAACTAAAAAAACAATCTTGGAGATACCACAGGAAATACAACACATGGTTCCAACGGCATGAGGAGCCAAAAGTTGCTACAGATGATTTTGAACAGGGGACATATGTGTATTTTGACTTCCATATTGCCAGTGATGAACATGGATG GTGTCAAAGAATTAAGACGGAGTTCACTTTCGAGTACAGTTATCTAGAGGATGATTTAATAATATAG